CTTTTTCCTCATTAGGAGGGCGTATGAGTGCGTTGGGTGTGGAGTTTGCGTGACGAAATGTCCCGAAAGGGCGATAAGTATCGATGAGAGGAGAAGGAAGATAGTAGTTGACCCCGAAAAGTGCACCCACTGCAGGGAATGCATGGAGGTATGCCCATTAGTCGTTATAAAAGGTGTCGAGATTGGTAGCCAGCTTTAGATGTCTGGCAAATTTTCTAAAAATTTTTGAACTATATTCAAATTTCGACCATTTTTAATGATCAATTTTGACCCATTCACAAAATTCATTGCACAAGTGACATAAAACTCTCAGTAATTTTATCAAATTAGGTGAGAAGCATGAACGCTGTTGAAATAGTGTCAAGGGATTTGAGTGGAACCCTCGAACTTCAGACAAAGGTTTTAGATTACATGACCGAGTTCTTCGTGAGAAAGGGATTCAAGTGGCTCCTTCCAGTAATGCTTAGCCCGATAACAGATCCACTCTGGCCAGACCCAGCTGGGGAAGGAATTAAGCCAGCGGAGGTTGAGGTGTATGGAACCAGGATGAGGCTGACGCATAGCATGATACTCCACAAGCAATTGGCAATAGCAATGGGTCTGAAGAAGATCTTCATACTTTCCCCAAACATCAGGCTGGAAAGCAGAAGCAAGGACGATGGAAGGCATGCCTACGAGTTTACCCAGCTGGACTTTGAGATTGAAGGAGCGAAGATGAAGGACGTAATGGAGTTAATCGAGGAACTTATCTCCGGTTTATTCAGAAAGGCTGAGGAATGGACAGGGAGAGAGTTTCCAAAGGCCAAGCACTTCAAGGTTTTTGATTATAAAGAAATCCTCGATGAGTTTGGAAGTGATGAGAAGGCAAGCCAGGAGATGGAAGAACCCTTCTGGATAGTGAACATACCCAGGGAGTTCTATGATAGGGAAGAGGACGGTGTATGGAGGAACTACGACCTAATACTCCCCTTCGGGTACGGGGAGGTCTCAAGCGGCGGTGAGAGGGAGTGGGAGTACGAGAAGATTATAGCAAAGATAAGAGCTGCAGGGCTTAGTGAAGATGCATTCAGACCCTATTTAGAGATTGCAAAAGCTGGAAAGCTTAAGCCCAGTGCAGGAGCCGGAATAGGTGTGGAAAGGCTTGTTAGATTTATTGCAGGTGCGAAACACATTGCAGAAGTTCAACCGTTCCCAAGAATTCCGGGCATACCCGCAGTCATTTGAGAAAAATTCTTAAATCCTTCAATTCCCTTCTTTTGGGAGGGAAACCATGAAGAAGTTCCCCGCATATCTGGCTTCTTGGCAGGATATTGAGGAGTGGGCTAAGGCTGGGGCATGGAAAGTTCTTAACAGCGGATGGATGCCGGATGTTATAGTTGGACTGGCCAGAGGAGGCTGGATCGCGGCAAGGCTGTACTGCGACTACCTTGGAGTTAAAGATCTCGTCAGCATAAAGGTGGAGCACTGGGGTGTTACCGCAACTCCAGACGGAAGAGCAAGACTAAAGTATGGAGCCCAGTACGACTTTGAGGGAAAGAAAGTCCTAATAGTTGACGACATAACAGACACTGGAGAAAGCATGAGCCTAGCCTACGAGTACATGAAGTCAAGAAAGCCAGCAGAAATCAGAACGGCAACCCTCCTGAACATTAAGGGATCCAAGTTTGTTCCAGACTATTATGCCAAGGACATCGACTGGGCATGGATAATCTTTCCCTGGAACTTCGTCGAGGACATGATAAACCTCACGAACAATTTGTTCGAGGAGAAGGACAAGTTAACAAGCGATGAGATAATAGAGCTCTTCAAAGAGCTACACGGAATTGAAGTTCCAAAGGAGAGGCTTGAAGAGGCCCTCAGAATGGCCGAGAAAAGAGGTATATTTAAGTTTGAAAACGGATTCTGGATGAAGGTGTGAGATTTGGACAAGAAGAAGGCCATAGAGGAGATAAAGGCACACAGTACGTACTCCAGGGAAATATACGAGATGAACAAGGAAGATATCGGAAGGGCCCTTGACAACTATGAGAATCTGAAAGAGAACTATCTAGACAACCATCCGAGGGCCAGGCTGATAAGGATAGTCGTGAATGAAGAGAACGATCTCCCCCTAGCGATGGAGTTCCATAGAAAGGACGACTCTTTCAAGGGCTTTACAATAGCCATAGGAAAACCATATGTAAGGAATAAAGAAAAGGATTAATCTTCTTTCCTTTCACACAATTCCAGGAGAACCCCCGTAACGCTCTTTGGATGAACGAAGGCTATCTTTGCTCCACCTGCTCCAACTCTTGGCTTCTCGTCTATTAACCTGTAGCCCTTCTCCTTAAGCTCTTCAAGCTTAGCTTCTATGTTCTCAACCCCTATTGCCAGGTGATGTATCCCTTCCCCCCTCTTTTCTATGAACTTTGCTATTGGAGAATCCTCACTTGTAGCCTCCAAAAGCTCTATCCTACTTTCTCCAACCTTTATAACGGCTACCTTAACCTTCTGGTCGGGAACTTCTTCCACCTCCTCAACCTTGAAACCGAGCCCCTCCCAAACCTTTATTGCCTCCTCAAGGTTCTTCACGGCGATTCCAACATGATCTATCTTCTTAAACATCCCCCACCACCTCCAAAACCTTTTCATTACCAAATAGGGACAGGGCCTTCAAAAGAAATCAAGATTAACCCTCCTGGGATACTTATCTGAGAGGTTGGCATCACCATCTTGACACAACGACAAATAGGAGCACCAGATATAAAAACTTAGCTTTCCTAGCCTTTGAACCTTCCCAACTTCCAAACTTAAATCATCAACAGCTTTACATTCCCTTTTTAAAAGCCCCGCCCCTGAGGAGGAGGTCAGCATATGGTATGGACACTATCACCTTAAATCAGCTTTCATGAACCTTACATATGCTATTGCAAAAGGCAAGATAATCATAACAAGCAGTGCAGTAATGTTTGCCCATGCCAGTCTGAGGCTCTCTACGACACTCCTCCAAAGAGTATTCTAATTATTTCTTGATTTTAGAGAGATGTAAAGGATTTTCTCTACCGTTATTGTCAGCTTGGTCAGCCATGCTTGATATGCCGGGTCTTTAAGAAATATCTCTTGGAGTTGATCTTCGGTTAGATTTGTAGAATTCTCGGGGATGTTGGGAACTGGAGGCAAGCCAGCCACTACAAATGCCACTATCCCAGCGATTATTGAAAACAAAAAGCCAAAGAAGACAAACAGGAAAATTGACTTTTCTTTTTTCAAGCCTCGCCCTTCAGGGCAGGGAGGAGGTCAGTGTCCTTATACTAATCACCAGTTCTTGAACAGCAATTACTTTGTTTAAAATAATTACCTTTTGTATATTGTCACCTATTCAAAGGCAAGATTACAAGAAAAAACACACAGTGACAATAATTATGAAGAAAACTTTAAGTAGTATCTGCAACATTCGTAATATGAAGAATTTAGAGGTAATTGAAATGTGGAGGGAAGCTTTGGTTATAGGACTGGTGTTGATGGCAATTGGAATGGTGTGGGAGGAGCAGTTGAAGAAGGGAAAGCTGGATGTATTTATGGACTCTATAGATGGCATAAAACAGGGGACTGGAAAGAATTTGTTAAAGGTGTTGCAGGTGGATATGGTGCTCTAAAAGGTGCTGAATTAGGAGTTAAAGTTGCATTAAAAGTTGGCGCAAAAACCTTAGCTAGGTTTATACCATATGTTGGTGTCGCGATTTGGGCATGAAATAAAGTCCAGGAGAGATGAACATGAGAAAGTCATTAAAGAAAAGACTAGGTATTGTCGTGGTTGCAGTAGTAATGGGATTATCTACGAGTGCAGCAATAGCATTAGCATTTAATGACATACTTCCCATAGAATCCATCACAGATTTCCTAGGAGCAAGTCTTGGATTCTCAATAATGTATTTGGGTTTAGGAGAGCTACTTGAATACCAACTCCCCCCTAGCAAGCAACCACAAGGTGAGTGAAGATATGAAAAAATCCCAAATCCTTTTTTGTTTTTCATTTTTATTATTTTCTATTGGTTTTCTCCTCGGCTTGAGTCTTTCAAAGCGTTATGAGATCCCACATGACGTTAATTTTGTACCACTTTTGGAGCGTGAGATTAATAGTGAAATGCCCACCTTCCATTACATACTTACCAACAATCTTAGGGTGATCTTGCTTCTATCTTTTGGCGGGACTTTAGCCCTTGGCGGATTGACCTTCCTAAACCTTATTTTTAACGGCATGGATCTAGGAACTCTATTTTATGGAGCATTGATTTCGGGCGAGCTTAAAGCCTTTTTCTTCCTAATCCTCCCTCACGGCATTTTCGAAATCCCTGGGATGATAATTGCCGGAGCCGCTGGCTTTAAAATCCCTTACGAATTGTTAAGGTTCGCTTTGGGCAAAAAGAAGGAAATAATCACGGAAGAAGATGCTAAGGAATTCTTCAAACTCGTTGCTATCTCGGTAGTTTTGATTTTCATTGCCGCTTTGATTGAGAGTACGATAACACTTAAAATTGCCGAAAGTTTGGGGTGATTAGAAATGTGGAGGAAGGCTTTGGTTATAGGGTTGGTGTTAATGACTGTAGGAATGGTAGTAGGAGGTGCTACTGGTAACAGCTATCTAACATATTACATGGCCAAAAAAGGAGCTTCCCCAGAAGCAACACTGGTGACAGATTTAGGGCTAGGAACAGCAGGTTTAATTTGGTCAACAGCTTTTGAAATAACCTCGGCAGGTTTGCAGTAGGACTTGCATGGATGGTTGGACAGGCTCTGTGATCTAAATTTTTAATTTAAACTTTTAACATTTACAATTGCATAGGAGGTGTGTAGTATGGGTGTTGTTGAGAGACGATTGTTGTTGATTGGCAGTATTGTGACATTGTTATCGTTGATTTATGTTGTTCTTTCGGTTTCGGTAGTCGATTTGAGGCATGTTGGTGTCATGCTAGTATTCTTTGGTGTTGCTGGGGTTTCCTTGTATGGGGCGTTTAGGGTTTACAGGGAGTCCAAGATTAAGTGGTTGCTGTTTGGTGTGGGGTTTATAGTTGCTTCGGTCGCCGTTTCCCAGCTTACGGTAAAGTTTGACGACCCAGTCAGCGTCATAGTTGCAGGCTTAATAAGCCTCCTCATTATTTCCCTAATGGAAACCATAAAAAACGCAAAAAGTGTCCCGATTAAACAGTTGTAAGGTGACAAAAATTGACCGCGCTAAAGAAGCTCGCTTATATTTTTGTTCCCCTTTTTACGTTAGTTATCATCGCAGGATTAGTGAAAGACGTTACTTTTGGTGTTGTATCAGGCCTCACTCTTGGGGCCTTCTTGACGGCTACCAAACCCTCTTGGAGGAATATTATAGTAGCCATAGGCCTTATACTGGGACTCTTCATAGGTTACTCTCTCCTATCAAAACTCTGGCCATGAAGATAAACGTTGGGGGGTGGTGGGCATGGTGTGGAAACTAACAAGAGAAGAGGTGTTTTGGTTGTTTATTCTTGCAGTGTGGGTGTATAATGCATTTGCATTACTCGACCTATTCAACATAACAAGAATCCAGGGAGCGTTATTCTACATCCTAACCTCTCTCCCGCCAATATTCATGTTCCTCTACATCATAGCAAAACCACCAGAGCCCAACTTCATGACGGTGGTTAAAGTGGGAGGAACATCAGTAGCAATACTCTCAATACTGGCAGGAATACACGCTTACATGCACTAGGGGGTGATAGGAGTGAGAATCAAAGAGGATCTGCAGGATTTCCTGGTGGTTGTTGTAATGCCTTTGGTAGTAATGGGCATCTTGACCGCTGTAACCATGACTTATACGCAAATAATTCCAGTTAGATCACTAAAGGATTTCCTTGAGGTAACTTTTGTATCAATCCTGATATATGGAACATTACTTTATGCATACACAGTGATAACTGAAGCCAAGCAAGAAATCAAAAATATTGAAAAACACTTTGAAAAAGAATCAAGGATAATCAGATCTTACCATATAGACAATGAAGGTTTGCACTAATATTTTTCTTTTGAAAGCCTCGTCCTGAAGGGCAGGAAAGTCAGGTTCCCAAAACGTTCTTCATTACCAAATCAGCTGCGGTGTATGGATCAACTTTCTTCGAAAGGACTTCTCTTATTAAATCGTTGAGCTCTCCTTTTTCAATTTGCATCTCAACTTTTCTGGCAATTAAACCCGAGACTATTGTTTTTATTTCTTCTTCAACTCTCTTCCTTCTCTTTTCCTCCAGTCTACCAGATCTTTCAAGGAACTCCTTGTGTCTTTTGATTTCATTCCAAAGCTCTTTTATTCCCTTTCCAGTAGTCGCGACTGTTTCTACTATTGGGGGCCTCCAGCCAAGCTTTTCCCACTTGTCCCTCTCAAGATCGAGGGTTAGGGTAAGCTCAAAGTAAGTGGCATCTGCTCCCTCCTTATCGGCCTTATTGAGAACGAATATATCAGCTATTTCCATAAGACCAGCTTTTATTGCCTGAACATCGTCTCCAAGCCCGGGAACAGTTACAAGAACTACCGTGTCGGCAGTTTTCACTATGTCAACCTCAACCTGGCCAACTCCAACCGTTTCAACGAATATTACATCACAGCCGTAAGCATCAAGGACTTTTATTGCATCGTTTGTGGCCTTTGCTAAACCACCAAGCGAGCCTCTCGTGGCCATGCTCCTTATAAACACTCCTGGATCGGTTGCATGCCTCTGCATTCTAATTCTATCACCAAGCAAGGCCCCGCCCGTGAATGGGGATGTCGGGTCGATCGCTATAACCCCAACGACAAGCCCTTCCTTCCTAGCTTCTTTGATTAGTTTGTCGAGAAGGGAAGATTTCCCAGCACCTGGAGGACCAGTGATTCCAACAATGTAGGCGTTGCCCGTTAAGGGGTAGATTTTCTTCACTATCTCTCTAGCCTTTTCCTCATCGTTCTCGACTAGAGTTATCAGCCTCGCTACCGCTTTCCTATCCCCAATCTTTAGCCTCTCGATTAGCTCATCTATCATCATTTCACCACTGGAGAAATTATCCAATTATAAAATATAAAGTTAGCTTGAGCGGAACTTTTTGAGCTTTTCAACGTTTTTATCAATGAAGTCTATTATCTCTTGAAGCGGAGTTCCGGGTCCAAAAACCTCCGCAACTCCCATCTTCTTAAGCTCCTCAGCATCGTCTGGAGGGATTATTCCACCAGCAACAACCAGAATGTCTTCATTTGGCTTTATTCCTCTCTCTTCGAGGAGCTTAAGTATTTTCGGAATCAGAACCATGTGAGCACCGGAGAGTATGCTTATTCCGAGAACATCTATGTCCTCTTCAATGACAGTTTCAACTATTTGTTCAGGAGTTTGCCTTATCCCGGTGTATATAACTTCATACCCAGCATCCCTCAACGCCCTTGCAACTACCTTTGCCCCTCTGTCATGACCATCAAGACCTGGTTTCGCCACGAGAACCCTCACTTTTGATCTATCCACCATTTTCCTCACCTACGATTTTTATTTCCATGAAATAGTATTTAAGTGTTGCTAAATGTCAAGGTTTTGGACATTTTATCCCGCAATTTGCAAAGGGAAAGAAGTTTTAATCAAGCCTGCAACTTCTCTACATGCCCAGGGAAGTTTACCATCTTTTCAGTGGGGGAAAAGATTCGTCGTTGGCAGCCTTAATACTAAAAAAGCTTGGATATGAGGTCAAACTTGTTACTGTGACCTTCGGAGTTCTTGACAACTGGAAGTACGCCAAGGAAACTGCTGAAATTTTAGGGTTTGAACATGAAGTCGTAAAAATGCCAATTGAAATCCTAGAAGAAGCGGCTGAGATGTGCATAAAAGATGGAAGGCCAGGGAGGGCAATTCAGTTTATCCATGAGAAGGCTTTGGAGTTCATAGCCTCCCGCGAGTACGTTGAGAGGGTGAGTGATGGAACGAGAAGAGATGATAGAGTTCCGTTTTTGGACATAAGAAAAGCCAGATCCCTTGAGGATAGATTTAACGTTGCCTACATAAGGCCACTTCTGGGGCTTGGATTTAAGACGATCAGGGAACTCGTGGATGACATGTTCGTGGTTAAGGAGGAGGAAAGTGAAAAACTCGAGAAAGGAGATTACGAAACCGAGCTTAGAGAAATTTTGAGGAAAAAAGGGATAAACCCCAGGAGCATATTTCCACCAAGGCATATACAGTCTAGAGTTATTGGATTGAGATGATGACCTCGGCAGGTTCTGATGTTGGATGATGAGGATCTTGAGTGCTGATCACCTAACTAGAATGTTCAGCCTCTTTATTCTTATCTGAACTTGGTGGTCTCTTGACACCTCTCTAATTATTCTCGTTATTATCTCGGTTGCCCTCCTTCTGATTTCCTCGCTACTTATACTAGATAGTGCACCAAACAGGCCTTCTTCCTCCATTTTTGCTAAACTGGCCTCCAATAATACTTCAATAACGTTTCCATTTGTCTCATAGTTAACCTTTATCCATCTCAAATTTGCTCGTGGAATTGTTTTGAGTTCATCTTGTAATCTTTCCTTCAAATCCTGTACTGCAGAGTTTATTCTAGATGCTATTATAGTCGTCTCAAGGCTCCTTTTCTTATCTTCTACTAGATACTTTAACTCCTCAATCCCAGCCTCTTTGAGTAATTTCTCCACTTCCTTTTCTATTTCTTCTTTCTTCTTTAGAACTTCTGCTGCTTTTGCAGAGAACTCTGTCTCTAAAGGCTTTTCCAATGAT
This is a stretch of genomic DNA from Pyrococcus sp. ST04. It encodes these proteins:
- a CDS encoding asparagine synthetase A — protein: MNAVEIVSRDLSGTLELQTKVLDYMTEFFVRKGFKWLLPVMLSPITDPLWPDPAGEGIKPAEVEVYGTRMRLTHSMILHKQLAIAMGLKKIFILSPNIRLESRSKDDGRHAYEFTQLDFEIEGAKMKDVMELIEELISGLFRKAEEWTGREFPKAKHFKVFDYKEILDEFGSDEKASQEMEEPFWIVNIPREFYDREEDGVWRNYDLILPFGYGEVSSGGEREWEYEKIIAKIRAAGLSEDAFRPYLEIAKAGKLKPSAGAGIGVERLVRFIAGAKHIAEVQPFPRIPGIPAVI
- a CDS encoding cobalamin B12-binding domain-containing protein; the protein is MVDRSKVRVLVAKPGLDGHDRGAKVVARALRDAGYEVIYTGIRQTPEQIVETVIEEDIDVLGISILSGAHMVLIPKILKLLEERGIKPNEDILVVAGGIIPPDDAEELKKMGVAEVFGPGTPLQEIIDFIDKNVEKLKKFRSS
- a CDS encoding phosphoribosyltransferase, translated to MKKFPAYLASWQDIEEWAKAGAWKVLNSGWMPDVIVGLARGGWIAARLYCDYLGVKDLVSIKVEHWGVTATPDGRARLKYGAQYDFEGKKVLIVDDITDTGESMSLAYEYMKSRKPAEIRTATLLNIKGSKFVPDYYAKDIDWAWIIFPWNFVEDMINLTNNLFEEKDKLTSDEIIELFKELHGIEVPKERLEEALRMAEKRGIFKFENGFWMKV
- a CDS encoding stage II sporulation protein M, yielding MKKSQILFCFSFLLFSIGFLLGLSLSKRYEIPHDVNFVPLLEREINSEMPTFHYILTNNLRVILLLSFGGTLALGGLTFLNLIFNGMDLGTLFYGALISGELKAFFFLILPHGIFEIPGMIIAGAAGFKIPYELLRFALGKKKEIITEEDAKEFFKLVAISVVLIFIAALIESTITLKIAESLG
- the mce gene encoding methylmalonyl-CoA epimerase, which produces MFKKIDHVGIAVKNLEEAIKVWEGLGFKVEEVEEVPDQKVKVAVIKVGESRIELLEATSEDSPIAKFIEKRGEGIHHLAIGVENIEAKLEELKEKGYRLIDEKPRVGAGGAKIAFVHPKSVTGVLLELCERKED
- the meaB gene encoding methylmalonyl Co-A mutase-associated GTPase MeaB gives rise to the protein MIDELIERLKIGDRKAVARLITLVENDEEKAREIVKKIYPLTGNAYIVGITGPPGAGKSSLLDKLIKEARKEGLVVGVIAIDPTSPFTGGALLGDRIRMQRHATDPGVFIRSMATRGSLGGLAKATNDAIKVLDAYGCDVIFVETVGVGQVEVDIVKTADTVVLVTVPGLGDDVQAIKAGLMEIADIFVLNKADKEGADATYFELTLTLDLERDKWEKLGWRPPIVETVATTGKGIKELWNEIKRHKEFLERSGRLEEKRRKRVEEEIKTIVSGLIARKVEMQIEKGELNDLIREVLSKKVDPYTAADLVMKNVLGT
- a CDS encoding 7-cyano-7-deazaguanine synthase; this encodes MPREVYHLFSGGKDSSLAALILKKLGYEVKLVTVTFGVLDNWKYAKETAEILGFEHEVVKMPIEILEEAAEMCIKDGRPGRAIQFIHEKALEFIASREYVERVSDGTRRDDRVPFLDIRKARSLEDRFNVAYIRPLLGLGFKTIRELVDDMFVVKEEESEKLEKGDYETELREILRKKGINPRSIFPPRHIQSRVIGLR